A genome region from Haloactinospora alba includes the following:
- a CDS encoding DNA cytosine methyltransferase, producing the protein MLSLFTGAGGLDIGLERAGLSTIAALETDEDAKAVLRDNRPGWRLVGDGNVETADRWLTPRGLGLEVGELEVLAGGPPCQPFSKAAQWSSSARGGMMDRRSACVYGMLSLLETFLPHALLIENVSGFLNGRGSAGPLIKERLRGINARHGTHYQLASSVVDAADHGIPQHRRRAIAIAYRDDGLEPRLPEPTHSDAPVRAWDVLADLSSDEKPEPHGRWAGLLPSVPEGRNYLYLTARGGGEELFGWRTRFWSFLLKLAKDRPSWTLPASPGPSTGPFHWENRPLSVWEQMRLQSFPDEWHIDRPFRVGRRLVGNATPPLLAELLGRCLVRDLGLGTPEARSRTLLERPTLLWSHRTDVPPPCPPLPVPTEFREHIGSHEAHPGEGLGPAPRAPRVTGETARTSA; encoded by the coding sequence GTGCTCTCGCTGTTCACTGGAGCAGGCGGACTCGATATTGGTCTTGAGCGCGCTGGTCTGTCCACGATCGCCGCATTGGAGACCGACGAGGACGCCAAAGCGGTGCTCAGAGACAATCGGCCGGGATGGAGGCTGGTGGGGGACGGCAACGTCGAGACCGCGGACCGTTGGCTAACGCCACGAGGCCTCGGCTTAGAGGTGGGAGAGCTGGAGGTGCTCGCCGGTGGCCCTCCATGCCAACCATTCTCCAAAGCTGCCCAATGGTCTTCGAGCGCTCGTGGCGGCATGATGGACCGCCGTTCCGCGTGTGTGTACGGTATGCTCTCTCTCTTGGAGACCTTCCTTCCACACGCGCTTTTGATCGAGAACGTCTCGGGCTTCCTCAACGGACGAGGGAGCGCAGGGCCGCTCATCAAGGAGAGGCTTCGCGGCATCAACGCTCGGCATGGAACCCATTATCAGTTGGCGTCCTCCGTTGTGGACGCGGCTGATCACGGGATTCCGCAACACAGACGTCGGGCGATCGCCATCGCCTACCGAGATGACGGGCTGGAGCCCCGTCTGCCAGAGCCCACGCACTCCGACGCCCCAGTCCGTGCTTGGGATGTGCTCGCGGATCTCTCCTCGGATGAGAAGCCCGAGCCTCACGGTCGTTGGGCAGGGCTACTGCCCTCGGTCCCGGAAGGACGCAACTACCTCTACTTGACCGCCCGCGGTGGTGGGGAGGAACTCTTCGGATGGCGTACGCGTTTCTGGTCCTTCCTTCTCAAGCTCGCGAAGGACCGGCCTTCCTGGACACTTCCTGCCTCTCCCGGCCCAAGTACTGGCCCCTTCCACTGGGAGAACAGACCTCTGTCCGTCTGGGAACAGATGCGTCTGCAGAGCTTCCCGGATGAATGGCACATTGACAGGCCCTTCCGGGTAGGGAGGCGACTCGTCGGTAACGCCACCCCGCCGCTTCTAGCCGAGCTACTGGGGCGCTGCCTCGTGCGTGATCTCGGTCTGGGTACTCCCGAGGCCCGATCGAGAACACTGCTGGAGCGACCAACATTGCTGTGGTCTCATCGCACGGATGTCCCACCACCATGCCCCCCTCTCCCCGTTCCAACTGAGTTTCGAGAGCACATTGGTTCACACGAGGCTCATCCTGGGGAGGGCCTTGGTCCTGCCCCGCGCGCGCCTCGCGTGACAGGGGAGACAGCGCGGACTTCCGCCTGA